In Candidatus Limnocylindrales bacterium, a single window of DNA contains:
- a CDS encoding sigma-54 dependent transcriptional regulator: MARIVIIEDETILAKSIARSLMKIGHECLLAETAEEGLKLIGEKRPDLVLLDMKLPGMTGLEALHQIKAIDPDILVIIITAHSTVETAVEAMKSGAYDYLQKPLDKDELILIIDRALERDQLKHKLSYYQQKEAEQFSQLKILGECPAIQQIKTFIERISRFDPNSSADLPTVLLSGETGTGKDLVARVIHAKSPFADQPFVEINCTALPDSLIESELFGYEKGAFTDARTSKQGLFEAANGGSIFLNEVGELNLQAQAKLLKVIEQKQVRRLGSVRDRRVNVRIIAATNRDLEKAVQEGKFREDLFYRLKVITIQLPPLRERGEDILLLAEHFLKEFIRKYNSPPKSFSEAAIQAMKQYSWPGNVRELAHVIERAVLMSDHPTLSPANLGLENQYPIFHTTPDNQLQIEFPSTGINLEDVERQLIEKALEITRGNVTEAARKLGIGREALRYRVQKHGIKIG, from the coding sequence ATGGCACGGATCGTTATTATTGAGGATGAGACCATCCTGGCAAAATCTATTGCCCGATCGCTGATGAAGATTGGTCATGAATGCTTACTGGCCGAAACGGCCGAAGAAGGACTAAAGCTGATCGGAGAGAAAAGACCTGATTTAGTTCTCCTGGATATGAAATTACCCGGTATGACCGGACTAGAAGCCCTACACCAGATCAAAGCGATCGATCCGGATATTCTGGTTATTATTATTACTGCCCATAGTACCGTCGAAACGGCTGTGGAGGCCATGAAATCGGGTGCGTATGACTATCTGCAAAAACCTCTAGATAAGGATGAGTTGATTCTTATTATCGACAGAGCTCTGGAGCGGGATCAACTTAAACATAAGCTTTCGTACTATCAACAGAAAGAAGCCGAGCAGTTCAGTCAGCTAAAAATCCTGGGGGAATGTCCGGCTATTCAGCAGATTAAAACCTTTATCGAACGAATTTCTCGATTTGATCCCAATTCCAGTGCAGATCTTCCAACGGTTTTACTTTCTGGAGAAACCGGAACCGGTAAAGATCTGGTTGCCCGGGTCATCCATGCAAAAAGTCCGTTTGCCGACCAGCCTTTTGTTGAGATAAACTGTACGGCTCTCCCCGACAGTCTCATTGAATCGGAGCTTTTTGGTTATGAAAAGGGGGCTTTTACAGATGCACGAACTTCCAAGCAAGGATTATTTGAGGCCGCAAATGGAGGTTCCATTTTCTTGAATGAAGTCGGAGAACTCAATCTGCAAGCTCAAGCCAAATTGCTGAAGGTCATCGAGCAGAAACAGGTTCGTCGACTCGGAAGTGTTCGAGATCGCCGGGTGAATGTCAGGATTATTGCCGCGACGAATCGAGATCTGGAGAAAGCCGTTCAAGAAGGGAAGTTTAGAGAAGATCTTTTTTATCGACTAAAAGTTATTACGATCCAGCTTCCTCCTTTACGGGAGCGGGGAGAGGATATCCTCCTCCTTGCGGAGCATTTCCTGAAAGAGTTTATTCGTAAATACAACAGCCCGCCCAAGTCTTTTAGTGAGGCGGCTATTCAAGCCATGAAGCAGTATTCCTGGCCAGGTAATGTAAGGGAGTTGGCCCATGTCATTGAAAGAGCGGTTTTGATGAGTGATCATCCTACCCTTTCGCCGGCTAATCTAGGTTTAGAAAATCAGTATCCCATCTTCCATACCACACCGGATAATCAACTTCAGATTGAATTTCCCAGTACCGGTATCAATCTGGAAGACGTTGAGCGGCAACTTATCGAGAAAGCCCTGGAAATTACCCGGGGTAATGTGACAGAAGCAGCCCGTAAATTAGGAATCGGTCGAGAGGCTCTCCGATACCGGGTACAAAAACATGGTATCAAAATCGGTTGA
- a CDS encoding DUF2380 domain-containing protein translates to MKIKRIVILIFFAVMISQLVFAQEQPQLKIAVWDLKLDLSLANASAPEDQEVVKRASDRLRAEINKKVHYALIDPTQVNQVLESLKAKGSGCGSYECILEAGRILKADRALVGKIVKISTLISIVSAQMVDVKSGKILKEEIFELKGNFPDIIPQGMPALSRRITEESDDRFPLSLQ, encoded by the coding sequence ATGAAGATAAAAAGAATTGTAATTCTTATCTTTTTTGCAGTAATGATTTCTCAATTGGTTTTTGCCCAGGAGCAACCCCAGCTTAAGATAGCCGTATGGGATCTTAAGCTAGATCTTAGCCTGGCTAACGCAAGTGCTCCTGAAGATCAAGAGGTTGTGAAAAGAGCGAGCGATCGGTTACGGGCAGAAATAAATAAGAAGGTCCATTATGCTTTGATAGATCCAACCCAAGTCAATCAGGTCCTTGAATCCCTGAAGGCAAAGGGATCTGGGTGTGGGAGTTATGAATGTATTTTAGAAGCTGGAAGGATTCTGAAGGCAGATCGCGCGCTTGTAGGTAAGATTGTCAAGATCAGTACACTTATTTCCATCGTATCTGCCCAAATGGTAGACGTAAAGTCGGGTAAAATTTTAAAAGAAGAAATTTTTGAATTAAAGGGAAATTTTCCGGATATTATACCTCAGGGTATGCCTGCTTTATCACGTCGGATAACCGAAGAATCGGATGACAGGTTTCCCCTGTCTTTACAGTGA
- a CDS encoding creatininase family protein — MSQKERNEEILNIQELGSGEIQKKMAQGCDTVLIPIGSCERHGNPYTPLGTDGLVSFAIVERAARKADVLYTPLMPFGYAPHHMGKVGEGAGTITLSAETYRRVLMDIGRSLIFHGFNKLIFVSFHSFNVTNAEEVLFSLRFHTGAFVAFYGGRETPNVQQILGSTPDRLASDFEASMILALMGDKGLHEEHMNRSYRIHAPEWMGSAFTKRAGTGMAVNFKGSENIFLGMDDFEFVEPVSRVDQGVSKASAEKGRMILDRAAQDLAEFVEEVKKMKIEVRNRDFPDRARPLF; from the coding sequence ATGAGTCAAAAGGAACGAAACGAAGAGATTTTAAATATCCAGGAATTAGGTTCAGGAGAAATCCAAAAAAAGATGGCCCAGGGTTGTGATACCGTGCTGATTCCCATTGGAAGTTGTGAGCGACATGGCAATCCTTATACTCCTTTGGGAACCGATGGGCTTGTGAGTTTTGCCATAGTGGAACGGGCTGCCCGAAAAGCGGACGTATTGTATACCCCTCTTATGCCATTCGGGTATGCTCCCCACCATATGGGAAAAGTAGGTGAGGGGGCTGGAACGATCACGCTCTCTGCCGAGACCTATCGACGGGTTCTCATGGATATCGGTCGAAGCCTTATTTTTCATGGATTTAATAAGCTCATTTTTGTATCTTTCCACAGCTTCAACGTAACCAACGCCGAAGAAGTGCTTTTTTCGCTTCGATTTCATACAGGGGCTTTTGTAGCCTTTTACGGTGGGCGAGAAACCCCCAATGTCCAACAAATACTTGGGTCTACCCCGGATCGATTGGCCAGTGATTTTGAAGCTTCCATGATTCTTGCGCTGATGGGTGATAAAGGTCTTCATGAGGAACATATGAACCGATCGTACCGGATTCATGCACCAGAATGGATGGGGTCTGCATTTACAAAACGAGCTGGAACCGGTATGGCTGTGAACTTCAAAGGCTCTGAAAATATCTTCTTGGGCATGGACGATTTTGAATTTGTCGAACCGGTTTCTCGGGTTGATCAGGGAGTTTCCAAGGCCAGTGCTGAAAAAGGCAGAATGATTCTGGATCGGGCCGCACAAGACCTGGCCGAGTTTGTAGAAGAAGTTAAAAAGATGAAAATCGAAGTCAGGAACCGAGACTTCCCAGACAGAGCAAGACCTCTCTTTTAG
- a CDS encoding LLM class flavin-dependent oxidoreductase, producing MKFGFFVTGTASADYAELLEQAIYGEELGFDTVWLRERHFNTVAGRNLWPSPLIIGAYIAAKTSRLRIGIGSRILPLDHPIHIAEDAATVDVISGGRLDFGVARVGENELYQRGFGVPQEETRGRFEESLDIILQAWTQQRISYQGKYYKIPEVTILPKPIQRPHPPVFVVGKGPESLSLAARKGFPIFIAAAQMIPEVKKTQEFYWKELEAAGHSRDRIELPVNRFIYVAETMAKAKAEMEEPFMAFLSRGTTSDIKEYFFREEKDLTFDNLFKEACIFGDPDYCIQQIQRLQKEIDLKYLLCTFNYFTIDLKQSLKSMEMFAKYVMPHFKK from the coding sequence ATGAAATTTGGATTTTTCGTAACCGGAACCGCTTCGGCGGATTATGCAGAGCTATTGGAGCAGGCTATATATGGTGAAGAATTAGGATTTGATACGGTCTGGTTAAGGGAACGGCACTTCAATACCGTTGCCGGGCGTAATCTTTGGCCATCCCCTTTGATCATTGGGGCTTATATTGCTGCAAAAACAAGTCGGCTCCGCATTGGAATTGGGAGCCGTATTTTACCGCTGGACCATCCCATTCATATCGCTGAGGATGCGGCTACAGTCGATGTAATCAGCGGGGGAAGACTGGATTTTGGAGTTGCCAGAGTGGGAGAAAACGAGCTCTACCAACGAGGATTTGGAGTACCTCAGGAAGAGACCCGGGGAAGGTTTGAAGAAAGCCTGGATATTATTCTTCAGGCCTGGACTCAGCAACGTATTTCCTATCAAGGTAAGTATTATAAAATTCCAGAAGTAACCATTCTCCCCAAGCCCATTCAGCGTCCTCACCCCCCGGTGTTTGTGGTCGGAAAGGGTCCGGAAAGCCTAAGCCTGGCCGCCAGAAAAGGTTTCCCTATTTTCATTGCGGCGGCTCAAATGATTCCAGAAGTGAAGAAAACCCAAGAGTTTTACTGGAAAGAGCTGGAAGCCGCAGGCCACAGCCGGGATCGAATAGAACTCCCTGTTAACCGCTTTATCTATGTGGCGGAAACCATGGCAAAGGCCAAAGCAGAAATGGAAGAACCCTTCATGGCCTTCTTGAGCCGGGGCACCACGTCAGATATTAAAGAATATTTCTTCCGGGAAGAAAAAGATTTAACATTCGATAACTTGTTCAAGGAAGCCTGTATATTTGGAGATCCTGATTACTGCATCCAACAAATCCAGCGACTCCAGAAAGAAATCGATTTAAAATACCTGCTCTGTACCTTTAATTATTTCACCATCGATCTCAAGCAGAGCCTCAAGTCCATGGAGATGTTTGCGAAATACGTCATGCCCCATTTTAAAAAGTAA
- a CDS encoding isochorismatase family cysteine hydrolase, whose translation MIDLQRDFCGVDGAYARNGVPVNEIRKIIPPLQEVVKVCKRGKIPVIASQYLILTDLEGQPLLSPQILKVRPFLAKEGFRLGTPGFEIIEELPPPDYKIEKVAFSAFYNTRLEFLLKKLNITSLLIAGVGTNGAVESTVRDAHLRDYTLYLLEDCMAGFNPALHEASLKNMATLGQVINSSVVLS comes from the coding sequence ATGATAGATTTACAGAGGGATTTTTGTGGAGTGGATGGGGCATATGCCCGAAATGGGGTCCCGGTAAACGAAATTCGAAAAATTATACCCCCTTTACAAGAGGTAGTTAAAGTTTGTAAAAGGGGAAAAATTCCGGTTATTGCTTCTCAATATCTTATTTTAACGGATTTAGAAGGCCAGCCTCTTTTGTCCCCCCAGATTCTTAAAGTGAGACCTTTTCTGGCTAAAGAGGGTTTCCGACTCGGAACTCCCGGGTTTGAAATCATTGAAGAACTTCCACCACCTGATTATAAAATCGAAAAAGTAGCTTTCAGTGCCTTCTATAATACGCGTTTGGAGTTTTTATTGAAAAAACTCAATATTACTTCCCTGCTTATAGCAGGGGTTGGGACAAATGGAGCCGTAGAATCAACGGTACGAGATGCCCATTTAAGAGATTATACCCTCTACCTCCTGGAGGATTGTATGGCCGGATTTAATCCGGCTTTACATGAAGCCAGCTTAAAAAATATGGCAACCCTTGGACAGGTTATTAACTCTTCCGTTGTCCTTAGTTAA